A region of Larus michahellis chromosome 15, bLarMic1.1, whole genome shotgun sequence DNA encodes the following proteins:
- the LOC141751537 gene encoding glutamine synthetase has translation MSVSHSSRLNKLVREQYMRLPQDGLVQVTYVWIDGSGEGVRCKSRTLDKEPKSIEDVPEWNFDGSSTAQAEGSNSDMFLVPVCMFRDPFCLDPNKLVLCEVLKYNRKPAETNLRHTCKKVMDLVKDSHPWFGMEQEYTLLGINGHPYGWPDNGFPGPQGPYYCGVGADKVYGRDIVESHYKACLYAGVKICGTNAEVMPSQWEFQVGPCEGIEMGDHLWMARFILHRVCEDFGVVATLDPKPMTGNWNGAGCHTNYSTEEMRREGGLKHIEAAIEKLSKRHDYHICVYDPRGGRDNSRRLTGHHETSNIFEFSAGVANRGASIRIPRQVGQDGYGYFEDRRPAANCDPYAVTEAIMRTTVLNETGVETKDYADH, from the exons ATGTCGGTGTCACAcagctccaggctgaacaagctgGTGCGGGAGCAGTACATGCGGCTGCCCCAGGATGGGCTGGTGCAGGTCACCTACGTCTGGATCGATGGCAGCGGTGAGGGCGTGCGCTGCAAGAGCAGGACCCTCGACAAGGAACCCAAGAGCATCGAAG ATGTCCCCGAGTGGAATTTCGATGGCTCCAGCACGGCGCAGGCAGAGGGCTCCAACAGCGACATGTTCCTGGTGCCCGTCTGCATGTTCAGGGACCCTTTTTGCCTGGACCCCAACAAGCTGGTGCTCTGCGAAGTGCTGAAGTACAACAGGAAACCTGCAG AGACCAACCTGAGACACACGTGCAAGAAGGTCATGGACTTGGTTAAGGACAGCCACCCCTGGTTTGGGATGGAGCAGGAGTACACGCTGCTGGGCATCAACGGCCACCCCTACGGCTGGCCTGACAACGGCTTCCCTGGCCCGCAGG gcCCCTATTACTGCGGGGTTGGAGCAGATAAGGTGTACGGGCGTGATATCGTGGAGTCCCACTACAAGGCCTGTCTCTACGCGGGGGTGAAGATCTGTGGCACCAACGCGGAGGTGATGCCCTCCCAG TGGGAATTccaggtgggcccatgcgaagGCATCGAGATGGGGGATCACCTCTGGATGGCTCGGTTCATCCTCCACCGCGTCTGCGAGGACTTTGGGGTCGTGGCTACTCTGGACCCCAAACCGATGACCGGCAACTGGAACGGGGCCGGGTGTCACACCAACTACAGCACTGAGGAGATGCGGAGAGAAGGGGGTCTTAA ACACATCGAAGCCGCCATCGAGAAGCTGAGCAAGCGGCACGACTACCACATCTGCGTCTACGACCCGCGGGGCGGCAGGGACAACTCCCGGCGGCTCACCGGCCACCACGAGACATCCAACATCTTCGAGTTCTCTGCCGGCGTGGCCAACCGAGGCGCCAGCATCCGCATCCCGCGCCAGGTCGGCCAGGATGGCTACGGCTACTTCGAGGATCGGCGGCCGGCGGCCAACTGTGACCCCTATGCAGTCACCGAGGCCATCATGAGGACAACGGTGCTCAACGAGACCGGGGTGGAGACCAAGGACTATGCTGACCACTGA